The following coding sequences are from one Saprospiraceae bacterium window:
- a CDS encoding type II toxin-antitoxin system VapC family toxin, protein MKQRIYIDTSVFGGLFDEEFKEYTITLFERIKDGEFIILYSTVTQDELENTPEKVKDLVKNLKADLTEFIETTDEVVDLAKEYIAEKVVGHTSFADCLHIALATINRADFLVSWNFKHIVNIERIRGYNSINIKKGYKQLEIRSPREFEKYEDD, encoded by the coding sequence GTGAAACAAAGAATTTACATAGACACATCAGTTTTTGGAGGACTTTTTGATGAAGAGTTTAAAGAATATACAATTACCCTGTTTGAAAGAATTAAAGATGGTGAATTCATAATTCTATACTCAACTGTAACGCAGGACGAACTTGAAAACACACCTGAAAAAGTAAAAGACCTTGTAAAAAACCTTAAAGCCGACTTAACTGAGTTTATTGAAACAACTGATGAAGTAGTGGACTTAGCGAAAGAATACATAGCTGAAAAAGTTGTTGGACACACAAGTTTTGCTGACTGTTTACACATTGCTTTGGCAACTATTAACCGAGCAGACTTTTTAGTAAGTTGGAACTTTAAACATATAGTAAACATCGAAAGAATAAGGGGATACAACTCAATCAACATAAAAAAAGGTTACAAACAATTAGAAATACGTTCACCTAGAGAATTTGAAAAATATGAAGACGACTGA
- a CDS encoding M4 family metallopeptidase: protein MKILKPIILITFAAIQLLSAQSVGSEFSIQKDKKTIRPLNSQMDVDHVIAMLPQLLQLQEGTQMISISKEKDFIGLTHEKFQMIYSGYPVEGAQYIVHSRGQIFINSNGKIPDAVFADLGINISPSDAIQIGMGDRQANEYAWQNIELENRQKELENNSKASLYPKPELVWADFVTPGVFELCYKLDLFSTQPEAREWIYVHASNGVIIQKINQICTIQVEGLAKTKFAGTQKIIVDSLAADRFILKDESRGNGVHTLNSKTASSFEDSEEFVDSDNYWNNVNGALDEVATDAHFGAEKTYDYFFQKYKRNSIDNNGFKIYSLVHYNSNWNNASWNGQTMNYGDGDRTTYHPFTLLDICGHEITHGVTSNTSNLVYLNESGALNESMSDIFGKHIKTWVFDTTASQWTLGTGLMKSNANSGLRSFSDPNLYQCPKYYKGKYWIFGPEDNGGVHYNSGVLNYWFYLLTEGKKAKNEIGKTIDVAKIGMDKAAEIAYLMNSAYLTSRSNYDDAVEASMLAVEALYGQCSAEESAVQAAWYAVGLSQNSGKVYDVFAENNNSINSSCYLGANEKYTHVLRYENCNRVIPQGTIFYLGAKLDNSTIWTDTMELNQDLKAGDRLEIDVPVNIDLDKIGKHVLKVYHQFSNDGFLENDTATISIEKYDPKNSDTQLKLASFGAINLGCEESGPLRGFFYTKYNGCDSLTTNSPVSLGASINGEIVTGSMKLGKTIFRGDSSLSYFDLDLTKILPYTSLAVKVFLDQNKDANPFNDTLRVNLTRKRELTKDIVLEIFNTVKARDTLNIIPGLNANATVGNNRPIEGPASIRMSGGNINVEGERVDAPRDESEIWTKNQANRSRICICANAENMTHVTLQFDLKQNVIQTHEFYFKDYNHLLFSTLRVTVDGVQQSPNLFLASKEDTLKVFRKEVGLDAFAGKEFEFCFENFAILEQNYDQLRIGDATWIDNIVLKDQVLASKDISTDEFQANIIYDGKDGLPKLYLENAQEGQIYIAMHDILGRSVGSLKQGVNAGDRILDLPIEKLVPGLYSCSVRNDSGRIKSMLFYR, encoded by the coding sequence ATGAAAATTTTAAAGCCTATCATCCTGATCACATTTGCAGCCATTCAGTTGCTGTCTGCTCAAAGCGTAGGGTCGGAATTCTCCATTCAAAAAGATAAAAAAACCATCAGGCCATTAAATTCTCAGATGGATGTGGATCATGTCATCGCAATGCTGCCTCAACTCTTGCAACTCCAGGAAGGAACTCAAATGATCAGCATATCCAAGGAGAAAGATTTCATCGGGTTGACGCATGAAAAATTTCAAATGATTTATTCAGGCTATCCCGTTGAAGGCGCACAATATATAGTCCATTCGCGTGGTCAGATTTTTATAAACTCGAATGGTAAAATTCCGGATGCAGTTTTTGCTGATCTAGGAATAAATATATCACCTTCGGATGCGATTCAGATCGGTATGGGTGACAGACAGGCAAATGAATATGCCTGGCAAAATATTGAACTTGAGAACAGACAAAAAGAATTGGAGAATAATTCAAAGGCAAGTCTTTATCCAAAACCTGAATTGGTATGGGCTGATTTCGTCACTCCTGGAGTGTTCGAACTGTGCTATAAATTGGATTTGTTTTCGACTCAACCTGAAGCTCGGGAATGGATTTATGTTCATGCTTCAAATGGTGTGATCATCCAAAAAATAAATCAGATCTGTACTATTCAAGTGGAAGGTCTGGCTAAAACAAAATTTGCAGGAACTCAAAAAATTATCGTTGATAGTCTGGCAGCAGATCGATTCATTTTGAAAGATGAAAGCAGAGGAAATGGCGTTCACACACTCAACTCCAAAACCGCGAGCAGCTTCGAAGATTCTGAAGAATTTGTGGATTCTGATAATTACTGGAATAATGTCAACGGAGCTTTGGATGAAGTTGCGACAGATGCGCATTTTGGAGCGGAGAAAACCTATGATTATTTTTTTCAAAAATATAAGCGCAACAGTATTGACAATAATGGATTTAAGATTTATTCATTAGTGCATTACAATTCTAATTGGAATAATGCCAGTTGGAATGGACAGACGATGAATTACGGTGATGGAGATCGAACCACATATCATCCTTTTACTTTGCTGGACATTTGCGGTCATGAAATCACCCATGGTGTGACTTCCAATACGTCAAATTTGGTATACCTCAACGAATCCGGTGCACTGAATGAATCCATGTCAGATATTTTTGGAAAACACATCAAAACCTGGGTTTTCGATACGACTGCAAGTCAGTGGACATTGGGCACAGGATTGATGAAGTCAAATGCCAACTCCGGCTTGCGTTCATTTTCTGATCCAAACCTGTATCAGTGCCCAAAATACTACAAAGGAAAATACTGGATTTTTGGACCTGAAGACAACGGTGGAGTACATTACAATAGTGGGGTATTGAACTATTGGTTTTATTTACTTACAGAAGGAAAAAAAGCTAAGAATGAGATAGGAAAGACGATAGACGTCGCTAAAATCGGAATGGACAAAGCAGCAGAAATAGCATATCTGATGAATTCTGCTTATCTGACCAGCAGATCAAATTATGATGATGCTGTAGAAGCTTCCATGCTTGCTGTGGAAGCATTGTACGGTCAATGTTCTGCAGAAGAAAGTGCAGTACAGGCTGCTTGGTATGCTGTCGGACTGAGTCAAAATTCAGGCAAAGTTTACGATGTTTTTGCAGAGAATAATAATAGCATCAATTCAAGCTGTTATCTGGGAGCCAACGAAAAATATACTCATGTGCTCCGATATGAAAACTGCAATAGAGTCATTCCACAAGGGACAATTTTTTACCTGGGAGCCAAACTCGATAATTCAACTATCTGGACAGATACCATGGAGTTGAATCAAGATCTTAAAGCTGGTGATCGTCTAGAAATTGATGTACCGGTCAACATTGATCTGGATAAAATAGGAAAACACGTTTTGAAAGTGTATCACCAATTTTCTAACGATGGATTTTTGGAAAATGATACTGCAACCATATCAATCGAAAAGTACGATCCAAAAAATAGTGATACTCAGTTAAAGCTAGCATCTTTTGGAGCAATTAATTTAGGCTGTGAAGAATCAGGACCGCTGCGCGGTTTTTTTTACACCAAATACAATGGCTGTGATTCATTGACTACAAATTCACCGGTGAGCTTGGGTGCATCCATCAATGGCGAGATCGTCACCGGATCTATGAAATTAGGAAAGACTATATTCAGAGGGGATTCTAGTTTGAGTTATTTTGACCTGGACCTGACTAAGATTTTACCTTACACAAGTCTTGCTGTAAAAGTCTTTTTGGATCAAAATAAGGATGCAAATCCATTTAACGATACACTGCGCGTAAATCTCACGCGAAAGCGGGAATTGACTAAAGATATTGTACTCGAAATTTTCAATACCGTGAAGGCCAGAGATACACTCAATATTATTCCGGGTTTGAACGCAAATGCTACGGTAGGCAATAATCGTCCAATCGAGGGACCTGCTTCTATTAGAATGAGTGGTGGAAATATTAATGTTGAAGGAGAAAGGGTCGATGCTCCAAGGGATGAAAGTGAGATCTGGACAAAAAATCAAGCCAATCGCTCCAGGATTTGTATTTGTGCCAATGCTGAAAATATGACTCATGTCACATTACAGTTTGACTTAAAACAAAATGTGATTCAGACTCATGAATTTTATTTTAAGGATTACAATCATTTACTCTTTTCAACTTTGCGCGTCACAGTGGATGGAGTACAACAATCTCCTAATTTGTTTTTAGCTTCAAAAGAAGACACTTTAAAAGTGTTCAGGAAGGAAGTAGGTTTGGATGCATTTGCAGGAAAAGAGTTTGAGTTTTGTTTCGAAAATTTTGCAATTCTTGAACAGAATTATGATCAGCTTCGGATAGGTGATGCAACGTGGATCGACAATATTGTATTGAAGGATCAGGTGCTTGCAAGTAAGGATATCTCTACAGATGAATTTCAAGCGAATATCATATATGACGGTAAAGATGGATTGCCAAAGTTGTATCTGGAAAATGCACAAGAAGGGCAGATTTATATTGCAATGCACGACATTTTAGGCCGATCTGTGGGTAGTCTGAAACAAGGTGTCAATG
- a CDS encoding MFS transporter, with amino-acid sequence MEQTKQTNYGAMSVLITVFFFWGFIAAGNGVFIPFCKHYFKLDQFQSQLIDFAFYGAYYIGALLLFIWANISSRDVVSSWGYKKSIVYGLLFSLLGAIAMILAVLWSDAGSGFGLFLGAFFILALGFSLQQTAANPFALTLGDPASGAHRITLGGGINSFGTAIGPIVVALALFGTPNISDTMIQSLSLNKVVILYVCVGALFLIAAGMFWFSKKVPDGVQDSTVEPARKAMFLMIAITLVLVICFLFVFNSYKLTDAGLTVDALHELESYRMKWLIAALLSVIIGLLTARIASSQNAEGWGALKYPQLILGMIAIFVYVGVEVTIQSNMGELLRRPEFGSIQSADIAPYISMYWGSLMVGRWTGAIPVYKTSAKVRNLLTFGVPLIAYIVVLLVNIIAQKNVSALYYYVFCILVMVAAFFMTQSKPVATLLLFSLLGIVAMLIGIMTSGIVSIYAFLSGGLFCSIMWPCIFSLSLAGLGKLETQGAAFLIMMILGGAIIPPLQGKLADLPAIGIHNSYWITVACFGYLVFFAWQVKTELAKQGIDYDQQVSMSHE; translated from the coding sequence ATGGAGCAAACGAAGCAAACCAACTATGGCGCAATGTCTGTATTGATCACCGTATTTTTTTTCTGGGGCTTCATAGCTGCCGGAAATGGAGTATTTATACCATTCTGCAAACATTATTTTAAACTCGATCAATTTCAAAGTCAGCTCATTGATTTTGCATTTTATGGCGCATATTATATAGGTGCGCTGCTCTTGTTTATCTGGGCCAATATCAGCTCTCGTGATGTGGTATCGTCCTGGGGCTACAAGAAGAGTATCGTGTATGGTCTCTTGTTTTCATTATTGGGTGCCATAGCCATGATACTCGCTGTGTTGTGGAGTGATGCGGGTTCAGGTTTTGGGTTGTTTCTGGGAGCTTTTTTTATTCTTGCACTGGGATTTTCTCTCCAGCAAACCGCTGCTAACCCCTTTGCTCTGACATTGGGTGATCCTGCTAGCGGAGCTCATCGTATCACTTTGGGAGGTGGTATCAACTCATTCGGCACTGCGATCGGCCCTATAGTGGTAGCCTTGGCCTTGTTTGGCACACCAAATATCAGCGATACCATGATCCAATCATTGAGTTTGAATAAAGTGGTAATCCTTTATGTCTGCGTAGGTGCGCTTTTTCTGATCGCCGCCGGCATGTTTTGGTTTTCAAAAAAAGTACCGGATGGGGTTCAAGACAGCACTGTTGAACCGGCAAGAAAAGCGATGTTTCTCATGATTGCCATCACCTTAGTGCTCGTGATCTGTTTTCTTTTCGTGTTCAATAGTTACAAATTAACGGATGCCGGATTGACCGTGGATGCTCTGCACGAATTGGAATCATATCGGATGAAGTGGTTGATTGCAGCTTTGCTTTCAGTCATCATAGGTTTGCTCACAGCGCGTATAGCTTCATCACAGAATGCAGAAGGCTGGGGAGCACTAAAATATCCTCAACTCATCCTGGGCATGATAGCCATTTTCGTGTACGTAGGCGTAGAAGTCACGATACAAAGTAATATGGGTGAATTGTTACGCAGGCCTGAGTTTGGGTCCATCCAGTCGGCGGATATTGCACCTTATATTTCAATGTATTGGGGTAGTCTGATGGTAGGTCGCTGGACAGGGGCCATCCCTGTTTATAAGACATCCGCTAAAGTCAGAAATTTGTTGACATTCGGTGTGCCTCTGATCGCATATATAGTCGTCTTGTTGGTCAATATTATCGCACAAAAGAATGTATCCGCACTGTATTACTATGTTTTCTGCATTCTTGTAATGGTAGCAGCTTTCTTCATGACTCAGAGTAAACCCGTGGCAACACTTTTGTTATTTTCTTTACTTGGAATCGTTGCCATGTTGATCGGTATCATGACAAGCGGTATTGTATCGATATATGCATTCTTGAGTGGAGGTTTGTTCTGTTCAATTATGTGGCCATGTATTTTCTCACTTTCACTTGCTGGTCTTGGAAAATTAGAAACACAAGGGGCCGCATTTCTGATCATGATGATATTGGGTGGTGCCATTATTCCACCATTACAAGGGAAGCTGGCTGACCTTCCGGCGATTGGTATCCACAATAGTTATTGGATCACTGTAGCCTGTTTTGGATATCTTGTCTTTTTTGCCTGGCAAGTAAAAACTGAGCTCGCGAAACAAGGGATAGATTATGATCAACAAGTTAGTATGTCTCACGAATAA